A region of the Mus caroli chromosome 7, CAROLI_EIJ_v1.1, whole genome shotgun sequence genome:
tatattcaAGAGATTTGACAGCTACAGAACAGTACAAAGAAGACACAATCAAAGATATGAAAGAGACTAAAAAATTTAAGCCTCCTCTGTTCATCTGAGAGGAAGCAGCTACTCTATCATGAAGAACAGTTTGGTACCCGCCACCAAGACAGGGTTAATCACTTACCACAAACACAAGACATCCATGTTAGCACAtggcagagagaaaacaggattTGTAATAGGCAGAGGAAATAGATGGCAGATGTTAAGCAGGAAGCAATAGAACATGGTAGTAAAGCAAATGCATTCAATtgtcaaatttaatttaaaatcttgGCACAGCACATACAAGAAAGTTTCTTTGCTCATTAAAGCCTCTATCACATGTTGCGGTGGACAAAAGTGGTATCTTCCCTGGGAAAAGAACAAGAACACGGAAAGGTGGAAAAGCACTTATCGATTTGGAACATGTTAAGCATACATGATCCACATAAGCCTTCCTATTTAGAGCTCAGATATGTTCCTGGGTACtgaataataaaattgaaatgagCGAGGAAACCCTTGACTACCATACCGTCAGCTTCATGCTCCACATTTCAGAAGTTAAGCATTACAGCTAAACAATAGCTTTATAACAAAGGAAGTAGGAATAAAAATGTTAGtaacttgaaaatatttcattcaaGTCACAAACCCGATAATTAGTTTAAATCACAAATCCAAGTTCTTTCATTTGGTATTATCAGTAAGTCTCATTTTACAGCAGAATCTTTAAAACACATAATATTCATCGAAATAGACACATTCACATTATATCCATGATGAAGATAAAACCATACTTCAGTTCACTATCCCATTCAGGGAAAAGCACTAATATGCTTTTGGGTGATTGGAATTAAGCAGGTGTGTTGAAGTTATTATATTAAGCCATGTAGGACAAGGGTGATAGGATGGTAAGGGTCACGTGTTTCCCCCAGCTTCAATGTCCTTGTCACAGCTGATCTTGAACATAGCCAGCACCCGTGTTCTGATCTGTTTGGTCTTAGCACCGTAGATGATGGGATTGATcacaggaggcagcagcaggtagACATCCCCCATTAGAACATGCACAATGGGATCCAGGCTGTTTCCAAAACGGTGCACCACTGACAGACCAATGAGTGGTACATAGAAAGCCAGGACCACACTAATGTGTGACACACAGGTCCCAAATGCCTTAGCTCGCTCGGACTTGGAAGGCAGTTGCAGAACCGTTCGTATGATCAGGAAGTAGGACAAGGAGATGAACATGACATCTACACCCATGACTAGCAGAATGGCAGTTAGACCGTAGACTACATTGGGCAATGTGTCTGTATAGGCCAACTTCATCACATCCTGGTGGACACAATAGGAGTGGGAGAGCACATTGGAGTGACAGAAAGCCAGTCGCTTGATCAGTAGTGGGAGTGGGAAAAAGAATAGGGATCCCCGGACCAGAGCCACCATGCCTATTTGGACTGTTACTGTATTGTTGAGGACAGCAGCGTGACGCAGTGGGTGGCAGATAGCTACGTACCGGTCAAAGGCCATGGCCAGCAGGATAGTAGATTCAATTGCTGAGAGAGTATGAATGAAAAACATCTGGGCAAGACAGGCATCAAAAGTAATCTCCCGGGAGTCAAACCAAAAGAGGGCGAGAATCTTGGGCATTGTGGACGTGGACAAAGCCAGATCAATAGCTGCCAGCATGCAGAGAAAAAGGTACATGGGCGCATGCAGGCTCCGCTCTGTCCTCACTATGAAGACCACAATGCAGTTTCCAAACAATGCTACAGCATACATGGAAAGCAGGGGGAAGCCAAACCAAAAGTGAGCTTCCTCCAGTCCTGGGATACCAATAAGCAGGAAGGTGGCATGGGTGAAGTTGCAGGAGCTCATCGCTGACACCAAGTGGGGCGGACTGGAAGAGGGAGAGGCCACACTGACAGCCTGTAAGGACAGGAGCAGAATCAGAGAGTCCCCTGGAACTTAGTGGTATCAGCACTCCCTCCCTTCTCACTCCTTCTCCGACCATATCCCAGCTCCTGCACAAGCTACAAGAGAAAATTACTTATCTCCAAATTGGGGCTTCCACCAGATTTTCTTAGATTCTCTTCTTGTCCCTATCTCCATTGTCTGGATACTAGGTGCTCCCTCTCTCATAAAAATCACTGTATTAACTTTCAGATAAAgatatcctccttccccctcttgcCCACTTTGTTCTCCTCTGATGCCCCCATCCTTCACTGAcaccatttttatttccatttttcttccttcacatttctccttccccctctctttttattacttattaattCAAATTTCAGAAACATTCACTTGCATCACCAGTTAAACACAATGCCATCTGTGAGATGCAGCTATGAGAATCATTCCTTCTGACCTGACATAGCTTGCCTAGGGTATGAGATGGGTAAGGGACAAATATGTCAGAGCCCTGTGATAAAGACTTACAAAGGAATTCATTGGCTGCAGGGGATGACGAAGACAGAGCAGCCATCTGGGAGAGATGATCTTTACATTTCTGTCTTGAAGCATGAACAGAATTAGGCGGACAGAAGAGGGAATAAGGATCTTCCAAGATAAGAGAGATTGGAAAACGGTTTTCTAATATTCAGGATTCTAGGTCCTTGGTTCTAAGTttgcaaagggagagagagaaacacaataGCAACTCAGAAAGCAAAATCAAGCAGCTCCCTCTATTCATGTTTTTGCAGAGGGTGGTGGTGACAAGATTCACCACCTCCAGCAGATCTTAGCTATCAGACATGTTTCCTGTGACAGCTTTGTGTTCCCGATCAACAGCCATCTTTATGCCTGGAAGTCACCGCCAaggttatttcttttttcccaaatagaattctctctctctctctccctctccctttctctccctctctctccctctctctccctttctctctctctctctctctctctctctctctctctctctctgtgagtgtgtgtgtaaacccTGATTTGGGAAGAGGTATTACTGATTCTTTTACTATGATATTCTGAGAGTTTTTCTAGGAACCTGTGCCAATAAATCACCCATATGGAGgagttatttctttttattttgtatagcataatgttgttttgttttaaccccGTATCTGACCCAAACACCTGAGCTCTCACATCAAACCCTTTCCCTGCCCAGCTCCCTAATGTTCTGTTGTCAGAGCCGGTTAACATGAGGAGTGCCTGGTCTGGCTGTCAGCATTAGGAGCTTTGATGAGAAGAAGTGAAGATGCAGGTGTCTTTGTTGACAGTATCCAGGGATCCAGCTTAACTGGATTCTCTCTCCCAGGATTATACTCCTCTTCTAACCAAGGTCTTTAATAAAGCTTGTCCATGTCTTTTTCCTTAATGGAGAAAGTTTAGAGCACAATAAAAtgagagattttaaaaactagaatgtCCCTATTTAGGATGAGCAAAGATGAACGGATTAAGGAGTCAGTGGTTATAGAATCCATACCACTGATCTTGATTTTTGCCACCCTTATAGCTTGTGTAGGTGAAATAGCTTCTTCTCAGTGACGGTGAATTTCAAAGCTTGCTACGTGCTGCTGTCTGAGACAACTGCGTTCTTCAGTGAGATGCAAGATAGCTTTTATCTAGAATCTTTGTGTCTGTCATAAACAACTCATGGGAAAGAATGCAAATGTCCCAACAAAAGACTCTATGTGCTATGGGAAAAAGCTAAGCAACTTTTTTTTGGAGAACACCCATGTTACATGGCCACTGAACCCTAGAGAAATGGGGACAACATGAGAAGAAGGCAGACTGGAGGGGTAATAAGAGGCAAAAGGTCACATTTCATACTCTCAAGGGCTTTTGTGTCACTGACATTGTCTCATCCACAGACTCAGACACTTTCCAGTCCACTGCTCTGCAGAGCACCTGTCCAGCCTTGCTGGTACTTAAAGCACAAAACTAGTTCCtgttctattttgttattttaaaggagGTAAAACTACCTTTTTAAAAGGCTACATAACCTAAAAAATTGTACAAAACAATCATATAGGCAGTAGAATAGCAAGGTTGTAGCATATAATAGCAGTCTACCAATTCAGCATTTCCCtaacaataataatgaagtaCCAGAAATTGGTCTTCCAAAAACCTTTTTATTCACAATAGCATCAAAGATAATGCATTTAGCcaaaaccagaagaaaatgtatacattGTGTTCTTCAAACCATTactgaaagaaatgaaacacaGTATTTACAAATGGGATGATGCACAGTGCTCAGGGATTAGAACACAAAACTGTGTTAAGATTACAGTTTTTCCCTGAGGTGATATTCAGATTTACTTTACGTGCTATTGAAGCTTCTTAAAGCTCTCTAAACATTAGTTTTTTAAAGTTAGCAAAGTaaaaggatgatattttcatagAAATGTGTTAGTGTACATTGTTCTTGTTCAGCTCCTTACCATGCTCTTGCTGGTCTCATTAACACcctcaaatattttctccttctgcttcatGTCATATAAACTGCATAAcccttttctatctttcttattttaaaatctttttcatCTCCTCTGATGGTCCCCTTTCTACTttcaacaccacacacacacacacacacacacacacacacacacacgcacactcatacATCACATTTAGATTCTGCACATGAGAGCATTTGTCATTTTGAGTCTCATTTACTTTGCTTAATATAATGATCTCCAGTTCTACCCACTTTTCTGTAGATTGTATTATTCCATTCTTTATAGTTGAGCATAATTCTGTTACATACCACTGCCTTTCTAAAAATCATCAGCTAGGGCTCTGGGGCTCGTCTTAGAATGAAACTTGTGGGGTTTTCAGGGACCCTCAATGTGGCAGAATCTTTGTGCTGCCAGACTCTTGGTAAGGGAGCACTCACCTGGGAATGGAGCAGTTCTACTCAAGGAGAGCAGCAGGGTCTGGCTTTCCCTTGCTGGAATAGGTCTCTTTATAATGCTACTCAGTAGGCTCGGGGAACAAGCTGTTGGAACACCAGCGGATGCTCCAGGGATCTGGCAGACAAAGGAGTGAAATGCTCATGTCCACTTGTGTACTTCTGTCATCAGCTTCCCACTTTTCATGTCTAAGGAAGCAATCTCAAAGGACCAAGGTCCCTGCCACCATCCCCACAATGACCCATATGAGTCTCTTGATAACAAACACGTGTGTTCCCACTCCTCTGAGCTGATCTAATTTCCACAGTCAGCCACAAGGTTAGTGTTTCCTCATTACTTCATCTGGAGACTCAGCAGGCAAAGTGTATGAATAGTAATGATCATTGAACTCTTAGAGTTCACATCAGGCTTAAGACACACGTAGGTACACTAAAATGTAGCCCCATAACACATTGTAGGTTCGTTCCCATCTCCAAAGCTCTCTCCTACTTCTCTTTAAGTTTATGCACAGCCACAGATATGATAGAGTCACTTTTTATTATGCCTGTGACATGAGTAAAGATGGCTTTTTGGTCTATATCCTGCAGTGATAATATTAGATGGAGAATCTCATGCATTGTTTATTAATTCGCATTCAACAGGTGTTTACTAAGAACCTATAATTCAAAAGCGAAACAGAAAATTCCAAGGCTTATGAAGAATACTTTTTGATGagatagacaaaaacaaaattaaattaatatattaactaAATAGTATGCTAGATAGTCATAAGTAGAAAACAATGCAGAGCATAAGAAACATATTAATATAGGAATGAGGGAAATGAGGCTGCctggtggagagagaagggaagtaaTATCCATGAAAATATCTGGAGAGAATTGTTTCAGGAAGATGGATCAGAGAATGCAAATAAATTTCTCAAGGAACAAGTATGTTCAATGCTTAGGAGCAAGGCAGGTAGTGTACATGAATGGAGGGGAGAGGTTGGGATAAAGGAGGATTCTGTGAACTTTTCATGTAGAAACTTAGAGCATTAATTACTTCACATTCTTCTCTCAAACTGGGTGAGctgaagttctttatatataactAGATATAATTCTATAGACTAGTCTCCACTACATGAGCTTGTTTTTATTGATCTATTATTATCTATTCTGGTCTTTCTCTCACTGTTCCTTTTCAGGGACTTCACACTTCAAACCTTTAAAATCTAGCTAAAGCACTATATTCTCCAAGAGTCAGTATTTGTAAGCTCTCTAATATTTCTTCTCTAGTGGCATGTACCCTCCTTCATACCTAGACACGTATGTCTTTATCTTTGGTTGATATTTATCTTGCCTTATGTCCTATTCTAAGTTTGCATCAAATATGTCTTATCTTGTTATTGTCattctaaaatcagaaacataATTATTGTCTTGTTAATTATGTATCAAGACAAATGATACATCTATATTTAAGaatgtgttcattcattcacttattgcATAAAGGTATGTTCTCTTAATACTGGTTTGATTTAGACATCATATTGCACTTAGAGAATACAGAGATGAATATAATCAAGTCATACCCTAAGATGCTAAAGTAACGCTCTTGACATAAAAAGGAATAATAGCAAATATCAATGATTTTAATGAGGATTTGAATAGAAACATTAATCTAATAAGGGGTGGGTTCAAGaaagaggtttttaaaaataatttaaataaatgagcATGGGcatttgtctgtatgtctgtgtgtcctgtgtctgcagactccagaagagggcatttggtCCCCCTTGAACTTACAgatggttacagatggttgtaagctgtcatgtgggtgctgggcagtAAACCCTAGTCCTTTGGAGAACATCCAGTGTTCTTACCtgttaaaccatctctccatGCCCAATCCCCAGAAGAGGATTTTTAATCAGAGATAAGTCATAGCAGAAGGAAAGGGAATTTTCTAAGTAGAATGGTGTTGCTGGAGCAAtacaaagagaacagagaaaatgagaaggcCGATTGATGTGATTTACAGATAGGAGGAGAATGGGCAGATCATACTAAGGACCTCAGAACTGGGCATGTGTATTAAATTGCATTTCTAGAAGCTGTTGGAAGGATGCATTCCAGGAAGATAAGATTAGATGTGCTTATCAATGTGAACGTAAGTGATATATTTTTCCTTGTCTTCTGTAGTCAACTCTAACCTATCTTGTCTAATTTTCGTACTAAACATAATTCCCATGGGACTGTTATTACTCTGGTTTCTAGAGAACCAACTGGAAACTAGAGAACCAACTTAGTCAGAGCATGGCATTTCCTCTGAAAATTACCCATTCTCAGCATCAAGTTGCCCATTTATAATTATGAGAGCTCACAAGTTTCCAGGGTTTGGAACAGTAGGGTTCTCCACAAGTTAGTGTATAGATGTAAGTAGGGAAGAATATCTCTAGAAGTGTCATGAAAATCAGTTTCTGGCTTTTGATATTGAGATTCCTTCTTATTTccattaaaatgattttcattaggagagggaaatagaataaattgaAATGGCTGTAAGGGGAGGGTAGAATGGGAGCATCAaatgtggagggggagggaataaggGGTAAGGGAGGGAATATAGGAGAGATAGATAAAATTAAGGTACATTTGAAGGATAGTATAGCCACCTAATACAGTAGAATTTTCCTGAAACATGagggtgatctaaatgaaatgaccaaataatggggggggggagtctcaCCTGgccataattaataaaataataaaaagaaaaataattctttaatgttttgatattataatataattacgtAATTTctaccttttttctctctccaatcccttccatatatatatatatacaaacatatacatatatatatatatatatatgtatatataaaaccttcttactctctttcaaatttatgacctacttttcattaattgttacaatatgcatatgtatatggtgtataggtataggtataagTATAGGTATAGGATTATCTaaatatgcacagacatatgcatatgtgcatttatAAGTGTATGATGTATAGGAATAGgtatatgatgtatatttatatttgtatgtgtatataatgtatattcctAAATGCATGAGTCCAACCAGCTCAGTCTATACTTTGTTACTTGCTAtgaatgttttcagggctgaccatttggtattggttAACTAACAGGAGTGCTCTTCTCCAGTTTTAATACTGAGTACTGTCATCTTTTGCTCTCAGCTCAAGTCACTCCTACTCTGCCTCATTCCTTTCCAAGTTCCACACCTTATGCAGTGAAGCAGGCAAATCTAACATGGAAACCCACATTCTTTgatctctccatctttccttcttgCAAAATATCTTTATGCAGATATTTTGGACTTTTATTGTTGCTTCATTATGAGCTATTACTGTATGAAGAGCATGATCCCTGAGGTTTAGAGAACAAAAGGGatggaaataaacagaaattggtggttttttccaaaatataaattatCCACACTAATGGCTCCATAACTAATTCTTTGCTTTTAACTCATCTTTATCAAGGAATATACAAGGGAAGTTTTATgttggaaaggagagagagatacaagGCTGCACTAAGCCAAATGATCAGAGGGCATCTTGCACAGCATCCTTCAAAAAGAGAAGCTTCATGAATAAATGTCTTGGAAACTATGAGAAGGTTGCTGTGTTCTTATGTGCCATCTAAATTCTTATACATCTTCaaagatcttatttatttatttgtatattagtTCAACTGAGGTTGAAAGAAAGTATGgagctaggtatggtggtgcacacacatgtaatcgcAGCTACTTATAAGGTTGAGGTAGTTCAGTGTTACCATGGGGAATTTGTGATACTActtcaaaaccaaatcaaaccaaaggcATCAATCAATAAGAAAGGAGATATAAAGAAACAGGGAGCCAGACACTATTAATACAAGTATAAAAACAAGACAATAGTGGATGAGATTCAGCTTTTGGTCTTGAGAAGTGAATACAGAACCCCTTGTGGAAAACACTGTTGAAACAGAATCTGAAGGagatcatcatgagaaatgagtGCAAAGTGATGCTGTTGCATCCAGGTTGGGTTACAGGCAAATTGATGGGGTCGGGGATCCTCTAAATAAACCTCCTGTCTTCTAAGTGGGAGGGTGATGATAGTGAATGCTACCATAGGTGGCATTCACTGTTATCAGCTTGTACAAAAGCTTGAAGTGACAGAGAATGCTTGGGATAGAAGAAATGTAAGGTTCTCATTGGGCTTGGAGCACTATGCAGAAGATAAAGAATTCTTAAGAGGATTCTTAaatggaggggctggtgagatggctcagaggttaagagcactggcagctcttccagaggtcatgagttcaattaccagcaaccacatggtggctcacgaccatctagggggatatgatgccctcttcaggcagggagatatatgcagcagagcactcataacattatatagctgtctcctgagaggctctgccagtgcctggcaaatacagaagtggatgctcacaatcatccattggacagagcacaaggtcccaatgaaggagctagagaaagtactcaaggagctgaaggggtttgcagcccccaggaggaacatcaatatggaTTAacgagtacccccagagctccttggaactaaaccatcaatcaaagaaaacacgtggtcctgtgaaggctctatgtatgagtataggggaatgccaggaccaggaatgggagtgggtgggttagggagcggggggggggggaataggggattttcggaggggaaactaggaaaggggataacatttgaaatgtaaataaagaaaatatctaattttaaaaaagaggtaAGTGGAGGCAGAACACAAATTCCTTATCCTCAAAAAATCTTATCCTGggatgggaaaacaaaaacaaaacaacaccccctGCCTCCCATATATAATAGGTTAGGTTTTGaaagtgctaggaattgaatacAAAGCAGGTAAGGATGGGGGTAGATACTGTCAGAAACTGAGGGAGCAATATTATTGTTATGATTATTATTCTTATAATATTACGAGTCCTGCAGTAAGGTACACTTGAATAATAACCTACATGAAGACAGGGTGTAAGCTAATCAGTAGATCTCTGGGAGAAAAACATCACAGACAGAAAAGTGTTGAGTGTGAAATGAAATGCTGTGTAGTGTGCCTGATGATAAAGCAGATATTAGGAGGCTAATGTAAATTTACTAGGGAGATTCAAAGGACATTGGGAAAGAGAATTGCAATAGTCGGGGAGACTCTGAGCATATAAAGGACCTTACATGCTACTACAGTCACTGAAGTTTTCCTCTTGGGCACACAGGAACCAATAAAAGTGTGTTTACAGGAAGTGATACGATCTGCCACAGGTACTAGAATAATTACTCTATACATGAAAGAAGACTCTCCAGAAAGCTATTCACAGATGACTTTGGGTTCAAGGTGATAGCTCGCATCCTGATGGTAACAGTGGAAGCAATGTAAGTGGTTGGATTCTGGATTTGTTGATTAACAGTTAGATGTAGAACAGGAGTAAAAGCAAGGCATAAGAGGTACTACAAGTATTTCATCTCAGAAATTGGGAAACAGATTTTCTAGTTATGGAAGCCTGTAGATAAacacatattttcattattgGGCAATTAAGATTATCTAAGATGATTGAGACACCTGGATATAAATATTGATACATATTGGATGATTGTTGATTATAAATGCTAATTTGTGTTTGTTCAGTATTGGTGGTATTTAATGTCATAATACAATATGAAATGATCAGAAAAAGAAGCATGAAAGGAAGAAGAGTCTCAAGGACAAAGCTCTGGTATATTTCAACACATGGAAATCAAGATGAGCAATAATTAAGAGAAAGGATGATGCTACCTCCGTCCTGAAGCTGTAGGTTGTAaaaaccccagtgctgggagtagGATACCTCTTTTATAGTTGTTGGTAAATGATGTCCCAGAGGCCTCAAAATGATGCAGGCTACTGTCACTGCTCTCAGATGACCACCAAAACTTGATGGCAAGACCCTATttctgaagataccacatactttGGAGAAATAAAGCTGGAGCTGACCTGGAAGCTCCTCCTGCTGGGTGGTTTTCATAGGGCCAGAAGGTGCCATCCAGGCTGCTAGGGAACAGAAGTCACTGATCACCTTACCTAGCTGTGAGTACCACAAGCTGCAATAATGATAGAACTGGCAAAATAGATTCATGGGTGAAATCATGGTAAAATGTTTTGATGTGCTTTAtggtgtggaggaagaggaactcTAGACATAACGCTATATATTGCTTCTCACTTATATATCAGTGTCTCCTCATCTGTGAAGTAAAGGGGCTAAAGTAACTGACATTCAAGATGTAGTCTAGCCTTAATTGACAACATGGCCTGAAGCAGGCTGTCTAGCTCTAGGCTTTTATGattctatatttctttatattggaGAACTTTTATCACAGCTTTACGTATCTGTTTGGTCTTCACACTGTAGATGATGGGGTTCATGACAGGAGGGATCAGCAGGTAGGTATTAGCAATCATGGTATGTACATAGGGTGGAGCTCGTTTCCCAAATCTGTGGACAAAGGACAaactgatcaatggaatataGAATATAGCTACAGCCCCGATATGGGAGATACACGTGCTGAAggcttttttcctctcttctgggGCAGCAATGCTGAGGACAGTTCTGATGATCAGGATGTAGGAAAGGAGAATAAGGACCGAGTCCACACCAACAGTAGAGATCATGGCAGTCAATCCAACTGCATTGTTGATCCTGGTGTCTGTGCATGAGAGCTTCATGACATCGGGGTGGAAACAGTAGGAGTGGTGGAGCACACGGCTGCTGCAGAAGGTTAGTCTCTTAAGAAGTGCGACCATAGGTGTCAACATTACAGTCCCTCTGATGACAATTGTCACCCCAATTTGAGCTATTCTGGAATCAGTTAAAATAGTGGCATACCGAAGAGGGTTGGAGATGGCCACATAACGATCATAAGCCATAGCCAGCAGCACTGAGGATTCCATGACAGTGAAGAGTTTAATGAAGAACATCTGTGACAAGCAGGCATTGAAGCTGATCTCTCTGGCGTTGAACCAGAATATCCCCAGCATGGTGGCCAGAGTGGAGATGGAGAGCCCGAGGTCAGTGGTGGACAGCATGGAGAGGAAGTAATACATGGGCTCGTGGAGGCTGGGCTGGGTGATAATGACAAAGAGAATCAGGCTGTTCCCTGACAGGGCAGTTGCAtaga
Encoded here:
- the LOC110298619 gene encoding olfactory receptor 51E2 isoform X2, with amino-acid sequence MSSCNFTHATFLLIGIPGLEEAHFWFGFPLLSMYAVALFGNCIVVFIVRTERSLHAPMYLFLCMLAAIDLALSTSTMPKILALFWFDSREITFDACLAQMFFIHTLSAIESTILLAMAFDRYVAICHPLRHAAVLNNTVTVQIGMVALVRGSLFFFPLPLLIKRLAFCHSNVLSHSYCVHQDVMKLAYTDTLPNVVYGLTAILLVMGVDVMFISLSYFLIIRTVLQLPSKSERAKAFGTCVSHISVVLAFYVPLIGLSVVHRFGNSLDPIVHVLMGDVYLLLPPVINPIIYGAKTKQIRTRVLAMFKISCDKDIEAGGNT
- the LOC110298620 gene encoding olfactory receptor 51F2-like — encoded protein: MPTFQNTTASSIIFLLTGVPGLEAFHTWISIPFCFLYATALSGNSLILFVIITQPSLHEPMYYFLSMLSTTDLGLSISTLATMLGIFWFNAREISFNACLSQMFFIKLFTVMESSVLLAMAYDRYVAISNPLRYATILTDSRIAQIGVTIVIRGTVMLTPMVALLKRLTFCSSRVLHHSYCFHPDVMKLSCTDTRINNAVGLTAMISTVGVDSVLILLSYILIIRTVLSIAAPEERKKAFSTCISHIGAVAIFYIPLISLSFVHRFGKRAPPYVHTMIANTYLLIPPVMNPIIYSVKTKQIRKAVIKVLQYKEI
- the LOC110298619 gene encoding olfactory receptor 51E2 isoform X1 gives rise to the protein MLQDRNVKIISPRWLLCLRHPLQPMNSFAVSVASPSSSPPHLVSAMSSCNFTHATFLLIGIPGLEEAHFWFGFPLLSMYAVALFGNCIVVFIVRTERSLHAPMYLFLCMLAAIDLALSTSTMPKILALFWFDSREITFDACLAQMFFIHTLSAIESTILLAMAFDRYVAICHPLRHAAVLNNTVTVQIGMVALVRGSLFFFPLPLLIKRLAFCHSNVLSHSYCVHQDVMKLAYTDTLPNVVYGLTAILLVMGVDVMFISLSYFLIIRTVLQLPSKSERAKAFGTCVSHISVVLAFYVPLIGLSVVHRFGNSLDPIVHVLMGDVYLLLPPVINPIIYGAKTKQIRTRVLAMFKISCDKDIEAGGNT